In one window of Halorubrum sp. BV1 DNA:
- a CDS encoding CbtB domain-containing protein, whose protein sequence is MTANTVHDRLALARTALTPTQVLSALLAVAALGFTLVMLQEPTAHEAMHNFRHAAGVVCH, encoded by the coding sequence ATGACGGCGAACACGGTTCACGATCGGCTGGCGCTCGCGCGAACGGCCCTCACCCCAACGCAGGTGCTGTCCGCCCTCCTCGCGGTGGCGGCGCTCGGGTTCACGCTCGTGATGCTCCAGGAGCCGACGGCTCACGAGGCGATGCACAACTTCCGGCACGCGGCGGGCGTCGTCTGTCACTGA
- the cbiT gene encoding precorrin-6Y C5,15-methyltransferase (decarboxylating) subunit CbiT, with the protein MPRTPSTRLPHDAKAGPTKPEIRAVTVSKLGLTPEDHFVEVGSCTGAVTIEAARRAGRVTALERKPDRLAVTEKNLAANAPVDADVDLVEAEAPDGLPDDADALFLGGSRNFEAVLDHAVETDVSRVVMNVSRLEVAGRAVEAFRDRGILDEVVQFQASHGYELAGATSFDSDNPVYLIAGGVENGTGDEPESAADAPGAGGDA; encoded by the coding sequence ATGCCTCGAACGCCGTCGACACGCCTTCCCCACGACGCGAAAGCGGGCCCGACGAAGCCCGAAATCAGAGCCGTGACCGTCTCGAAACTGGGTCTCACGCCCGAGGACCACTTCGTCGAGGTCGGCTCCTGTACCGGCGCGGTGACGATCGAAGCGGCCCGCCGCGCGGGCCGCGTCACCGCGCTCGAACGCAAGCCCGACCGGCTCGCAGTGACGGAGAAGAACCTCGCGGCGAACGCGCCCGTCGACGCGGACGTGGACCTCGTCGAGGCCGAGGCACCGGACGGGCTCCCGGACGACGCGGACGCGCTGTTTCTCGGGGGGTCGCGCAACTTCGAGGCGGTGCTCGATCACGCGGTCGAGACGGACGTCTCCCGCGTCGTGATGAACGTCTCGCGGCTGGAGGTCGCCGGGCGCGCGGTCGAGGCGTTCCGCGACCGGGGGATCCTCGACGAGGTCGTCCAGTTTCAGGCGAGCCACGGGTACGAGCTCGCGGGCGCGACGAGCTTCGACTCGGACAACCCGGTGTACCTGATCGCGGGCGGCGTCGAGAACGGCACGGGCGACGAGCCCGAATCGGCGGCCGACGCGCCGGGCGCGGGAGGTGACGCGTGA
- a CDS encoding ferredoxin, giving the protein MNEESAAVRDAGFTDHVLVCTNARDSEYAACAEGDADAVADAVRSWLRDRDVFWSRVYVAETGCLGLCSADGAAVAVHPRGRWFTEVTPADVSDLMADVFGPDATELGRGPTAPPTDAD; this is encoded by the coding sequence GTGAACGAGGAGAGCGCGGCGGTTCGCGACGCCGGCTTCACCGACCACGTGCTGGTCTGTACGAACGCCCGCGACTCGGAGTACGCCGCCTGTGCGGAGGGCGACGCCGACGCGGTCGCCGACGCGGTTCGGTCGTGGCTCCGCGACCGCGACGTGTTCTGGTCGCGCGTGTACGTCGCCGAGACCGGCTGTCTCGGACTGTGTAGCGCCGACGGGGCCGCGGTCGCGGTCCACCCGCGCGGGCGGTGGTTCACCGAGGTGACGCCCGCGGACGTCTCCGACCTCATGGCGGACGTGTTCGGCCCCGACGCGACGGAACTCGGCCGCGGGCCGACTGCGCCGCCGACCGACGCCGACTGA
- a CDS encoding cobalt-factor II C(20)-methyltransferase, with translation MTLYGVGLGPGAADLITLRGKRVLKSADTVYTPGRLSRSVAVEHVPESRLGDLDFPMTRDPDELRRAWREAADAVAPVARDGDAAFVTLGDPNVYSTFGHLRRTLDTFHPDVSVETVPGVSATTAFTTALGVEVEAGAGLALREADAGKSPTGPDRMVLFKVTDAPATHEGLVAAGYEVTYGRRLYMEQGETVVTDDPEAIADRDYYTLAYARRPDAGDEPATAAFAEVGDA, from the coding sequence GTGACCCTGTACGGCGTCGGTCTCGGCCCGGGGGCCGCAGACCTGATCACGCTCCGCGGGAAGCGCGTCCTGAAGTCGGCCGACACCGTCTACACGCCCGGTCGTCTCTCTCGGTCGGTCGCCGTCGAACACGTCCCCGAGTCGCGGCTCGGCGACCTCGACTTCCCGATGACGCGCGACCCCGACGAGCTCCGGCGCGCGTGGCGCGAGGCCGCCGACGCGGTCGCGCCCGTCGCCCGCGACGGCGACGCGGCGTTCGTCACCCTCGGCGACCCGAACGTCTACTCGACGTTCGGCCACCTCCGGCGCACGCTCGACACCTTCCACCCGGACGTGTCCGTCGAGACGGTGCCGGGCGTCTCGGCGACGACCGCGTTCACGACCGCCCTCGGCGTCGAGGTGGAGGCCGGCGCGGGGCTCGCGCTCCGCGAGGCCGACGCCGGGAAGTCGCCGACAGGCCCCGACCGGATGGTTCTGTTCAAGGTGACCGACGCGCCGGCGACCCACGAGGGACTCGTCGCCGCTGGCTACGAGGTGACGTACGGCCGCCGGCTGTACATGGAGCAGGGCGAGACGGTCGTCACCGACGACCCCGAGGCGATCGCGGACCGCGACTACTACACGCTCGCGTACGCCCGTCGCCCCGACGCCGGCGACGAGCCGGCGACCGCGGCGTTCGCGGAGGTGGGCGACGCGTGA
- a CDS encoding RlmE family RNA methyltransferase → MSGKDDYYNRSKQQGYRSRASYKLKQIDEEADLFERGDTVVDLGAAPGGWLQVAAEEVGESGTVVGVDLQRIDDLDGHDVETIRGDMTEERTRHYLREAVGEGGADVVVSDMAPNMTGEYGLDHARSVHLARQAFDVAEELLAPGGDFVVKVFQGDDLDAFREEVRAEFQYLRTVSPPASRDSSSEVYLVAKGLNTAPVAAGDRLEVTVEELGEEGDGIAYVEGYSLFVPDAAVGETLTVEVVDAKPRFGFTERVGGTAEGESDADGETKGDTGDADGETQSES, encoded by the coding sequence ATGAGCGGCAAAGACGACTACTACAACCGATCCAAACAGCAGGGGTATCGGAGCCGAGCGTCCTACAAGCTGAAACAGATCGACGAGGAGGCGGACCTCTTCGAGCGCGGCGACACCGTCGTCGATCTCGGGGCCGCTCCGGGGGGGTGGCTGCAGGTCGCCGCCGAAGAGGTCGGGGAGTCGGGCACGGTCGTCGGCGTCGACCTCCAGCGGATCGACGACCTCGACGGTCACGACGTGGAGACGATCCGCGGCGACATGACCGAGGAGCGCACCCGCCACTACCTGCGCGAGGCGGTCGGCGAGGGCGGCGCGGACGTCGTGGTCTCCGACATGGCACCGAACATGACTGGCGAGTACGGGCTCGACCATGCCCGATCGGTCCACCTCGCGCGACAGGCGTTCGACGTGGCGGAGGAGCTGCTCGCGCCGGGCGGCGACTTCGTGGTCAAGGTGTTCCAGGGCGACGACCTCGACGCGTTTCGCGAGGAGGTGCGCGCGGAGTTCCAGTACCTCAGGACCGTCTCGCCGCCCGCCTCGCGAGACTCGTCGTCCGAGGTGTACCTCGTCGCCAAGGGGCTGAACACGGCCCCCGTCGCGGCCGGCGACAGGCTGGAAGTGACCGTCGAGGAACTCGGCGAGGAGGGCGACGGGATCGCCTACGTCGAGGGGTACTCGCTTTTCGTCCCCGACGCCGCCGTCGGCGAGACGCTGACCGTCGAGGTCGTCGACGCCAAACCGCGGTTCGGGTTCACGGAGCGCGTGGGCGGGACGGCCGAGGGGGAAAGCGACGCGGACGGCGAGACAAAAGGCGACACAGGCGACGCGGACGGCGAGACGCAAAGCGAATCGTAG
- a CDS encoding cobalt-precorrin-4/precorrin-4 C(11)-methyltransferase: protein MSDALPDPATEVLDDREGIPFVGAGPGDPGLLTVRGRALLADADLVVHAGSLVNSELLDAFCDHAEQVNSVGKDLEELIPLMRDAHEAGRTVVRLHSGDPSIYGAALEQMDALESEGISTYFVSGVTSAFAASATLDTQLTLNEVSNHVAFTRPQGKTLDPEDDHISEFVRMGDVTTCIYLGTHAVRETMDRLLDDGVDPDTPVAVVYHASWPDEDVISGTVADVADAVEDAGYRASALVVIGEAVTGGGYERSYLYGDWANRGSESEQERDGSDASGDGSDASGTAADADADAITEESAQ from the coding sequence GTGAGCGACGCGCTCCCCGACCCCGCGACCGAGGTGCTGGACGACCGCGAGGGGATCCCCTTCGTCGGTGCCGGGCCCGGCGACCCCGGACTGCTGACGGTGCGCGGGCGGGCGCTCCTGGCCGACGCGGACTTGGTCGTCCACGCGGGGTCGCTCGTGAACAGCGAGCTATTGGACGCCTTCTGTGACCACGCCGAACAGGTGAACTCCGTCGGGAAGGACCTCGAAGAGCTGATCCCGCTGATGCGGGACGCCCACGAGGCGGGGCGAACCGTGGTCCGACTGCACTCCGGCGACCCGTCGATCTACGGGGCCGCCCTAGAGCAGATGGACGCGCTCGAATCCGAGGGAATCTCAACGTACTTCGTCTCGGGCGTCACGTCGGCGTTCGCCGCGAGCGCGACGCTCGACACCCAACTGACGCTCAACGAGGTGTCGAACCACGTCGCGTTCACCCGGCCGCAGGGGAAGACGCTCGACCCCGAAGACGACCACATCTCTGAGTTCGTCCGGATGGGTGACGTGACGACCTGCATCTACCTCGGCACCCACGCGGTCCGCGAGACGATGGACCGCCTGCTGGACGACGGCGTCGACCCCGACACGCCCGTCGCCGTCGTGTACCACGCCTCGTGGCCCGACGAGGACGTGATCTCGGGGACGGTCGCCGACGTCGCCGACGCGGTCGAGGACGCCGGCTACCGCGCCTCCGCGCTCGTGGTCATCGGCGAGGCGGTCACCGGCGGCGGCTACGAGCGCTCCTACCTCTACGGCGACTGGGCTAATCGTGGAAGCGAGAGCGAGCAGGAGCGAGACGGGAGCGACGCGAGCGGCGACGGAAGCGACGCGAGCGGAACGGCCGCGGACGCCGACGCCGACGCGATCACGGAGGAATCCGCACAATGA
- a CDS encoding CbtA family protein produces the protein MIAAYVVNGVKAGVVAGVAFGLLVALVANPLVAFAEERAQVEHDAGATADGHDHGSADAGGHDHGGGLPAVVSNGVSVLSGVLWGVFLGVAGFGIAFYLLEPIVPGSGAARSYVFGGAGFLTASVAPWLVFPPAPPGVTRALDPNTATLLYCGAVAAGAVASVAGMFAYDRLRDARGGGAAVVVGVLPWALLVAGAVALAGVPTVPVPGGMSTALANGLAGLVVFGQALTWLVLAGAHARFHDPGGADAGLTDHGFADDAPAGSP, from the coding sequence ATGATCGCCGCCTACGTGGTGAACGGCGTCAAAGCCGGCGTCGTCGCCGGCGTCGCGTTCGGGCTCCTCGTGGCGCTCGTGGCGAACCCGCTCGTGGCGTTCGCGGAGGAGCGCGCGCAGGTCGAACACGACGCGGGCGCGACCGCGGACGGCCACGATCACGGCAGCGCCGACGCCGGCGGGCACGACCACGGCGGCGGGCTCCCGGCTGTCGTGTCGAACGGGGTGAGCGTGCTCTCCGGCGTGCTCTGGGGCGTGTTCCTCGGCGTCGCGGGGTTCGGCATCGCCTTCTACCTGCTCGAACCGATCGTCCCCGGCTCCGGCGCGGCCCGGAGCTACGTCTTCGGCGGTGCGGGCTTTCTCACGGCCTCCGTCGCGCCGTGGCTCGTCTTCCCGCCCGCGCCGCCCGGCGTGACGCGGGCGCTCGACCCGAACACCGCGACGCTGCTCTACTGCGGGGCCGTCGCGGCGGGCGCGGTCGCGTCCGTCGCCGGCATGTTCGCCTATGACCGGCTCCGCGACGCCCGCGGCGGGGGGGCAGCCGTCGTCGTCGGGGTCCTCCCGTGGGCGCTTCTCGTCGCCGGCGCGGTCGCTCTCGCGGGCGTGCCGACCGTTCCGGTCCCGGGCGGGATGTCGACGGCGCTCGCGAACGGACTGGCCGGGCTCGTCGTGTTCGGGCAGGCGCTCACGTGGCTGGTGCTGGCCGGGGCGCACGCGCGGTTCCACGACCCCGGCGGCGCGGACGCGGGACTGACCGACCACGGATTCGCGGACGACGCGCCCGCGGGGAGCCCGTGA
- the cbiG gene encoding cobalt-precorrin 5A hydrolase: MSTDDDTATGSSDANDTDSGGGHCSTADSDGEVAETLGIVTFERKRDTAEEIKAGLADRYERIDLLEYHGDVFAEHWGEYDVFCGLMASGIAMRKTAPLLDDKWEDPAVVVVDEELTWAIPLTGGHHGANQVADDLASLGAVPAMTTASEAAGKQGVEERAKALDAHVVNGDSTVATNLAVLDDDLGPVARLDGPRAVLVGDDVTVLKRNSDADEGVVLGTGSVSGATAEQFEAAWSRALDAADADWTDVEFVATGTRKEEEPGLLAAAEERGLGVVSFEKETLEAHEGPTPSRSKELIGWPGISEASAIAGGRDHELVVEKIGYEDSVTVAVGR, from the coding sequence ATGAGCACCGACGACGATACGGCGACCGGATCGAGCGACGCGAACGACACAGACTCCGGCGGCGGGCACTGCTCGACCGCGGACTCCGACGGCGAGGTGGCGGAGACGCTCGGGATCGTCACCTTCGAGCGCAAGCGCGACACGGCCGAGGAGATCAAGGCCGGGCTCGCCGACCGCTACGAGCGGATCGACCTCTTGGAGTACCACGGCGACGTGTTCGCGGAGCACTGGGGCGAGTACGACGTGTTCTGCGGGCTGATGGCGAGCGGCATCGCGATGCGCAAGACCGCGCCGCTCCTCGACGACAAGTGGGAGGACCCCGCGGTCGTCGTCGTCGACGAGGAGCTGACGTGGGCCATCCCGCTCACGGGCGGGCACCACGGCGCGAACCAGGTCGCGGACGACCTCGCGTCGCTCGGCGCGGTGCCGGCGATGACGACCGCGAGCGAGGCGGCGGGCAAGCAGGGCGTCGAAGAGCGCGCGAAGGCGCTCGACGCCCACGTCGTCAACGGCGACTCGACGGTCGCGACGAACCTCGCCGTCCTCGACGACGACCTCGGCCCGGTCGCGCGCCTCGACGGGCCGCGCGCGGTGCTCGTCGGCGACGACGTGACGGTCCTCAAGCGGAACAGCGACGCCGACGAGGGGGTCGTCCTCGGGACGGGATCGGTGTCGGGCGCGACCGCCGAGCAGTTCGAGGCGGCGTGGTCGCGCGCGCTCGACGCGGCCGACGCCGACTGGACCGACGTGGAGTTCGTCGCCACCGGCACCCGCAAGGAGGAGGAGCCGGGGCTGCTTGCGGCCGCGGAAGAGCGCGGCCTCGGCGTCGTGAGCTTCGAGAAGGAGACTCTCGAAGCCCACGAGGGCCCGACCCCGTCGCGCTCGAAGGAGCTGATCGGCTGGCCGGGGATCTCGGAGGCGTCGGCGATCGCCGGCGGCCGCGACCACGAGCTCGTCGTCGAGAAGATCGGTTACGAGGACAGCGTCACCGTGGCGGTGGGGCGATGA